The following are from one region of the Deltaproteobacteria bacterium HGW-Deltaproteobacteria-6 genome:
- the trpS gene encoding tryptophan--tRNA ligase, which translates to MALKRILSGMRPTGRLHLGNLHGALGNWVELQNSGNYDCFYFVADWHAITSEYASTESIKDNGVNMVIDWLAAGLDPAKSTLFVQSAVKEHAELFLLLSMITPLAWLQRNPTYKEMQAELTSKDLSTFGFLGYPVLQAADIIMYKAYGVPVGVDQLPHVELTREIARRFNFIYQKEVFPVPEPLLTSVPKLLGIDGRKMSKSYDNSIYMSDRGKELSQKIASMFTDPQRMRKKDPGNPDICNVFTFHGLYSSGETVSEINKACRVADIGCIDCKKKLAARIEEALAPVHERMDYYLNHLQEIHDIIADGNNRATQIARETMAEVREAIKI; encoded by the coding sequence TTGGCACTCAAAAGGATTCTCAGCGGGATGCGCCCCACCGGCCGTCTGCATTTGGGAAATTTACACGGGGCTTTGGGAAACTGGGTTGAACTGCAGAACAGCGGTAACTATGATTGCTTTTACTTCGTGGCGGACTGGCATGCGATCACCAGTGAATACGCGTCCACGGAATCGATCAAAGATAATGGCGTGAACATGGTCATTGACTGGCTGGCCGCCGGTCTTGACCCGGCTAAAAGTACGCTGTTTGTTCAATCGGCGGTGAAGGAACACGCCGAATTGTTTTTACTGCTTTCCATGATTACACCGCTGGCCTGGCTGCAGCGCAACCCCACGTATAAAGAAATGCAGGCGGAGCTGACCTCCAAAGACTTATCCACCTTCGGTTTCCTGGGCTATCCGGTCCTGCAGGCAGCCGATATTATCATGTACAAAGCCTACGGCGTGCCGGTCGGTGTTGACCAGTTGCCGCATGTTGAATTAACCCGCGAAATCGCCAGACGGTTTAATTTCATCTATCAAAAAGAAGTTTTCCCCGTTCCGGAACCGCTCCTGACCAGTGTACCGAAATTGCTGGGCATCGACGGCCGGAAAATGAGCAAATCCTACGATAATTCCATTTATATGTCCGACCGGGGCAAAGAGCTTTCCCAGAAGATCGCCTCCATGTTTACCGATCCGCAGCGGATGAGAAAAAAAGATCCGGGCAACCCCGATATCTGCAATGTCTTCACTTTTCATGGATTATACTCTTCCGGAGAAACCGTGTCTGAAATCAATAAAGCCTGCCGCGTTGCCGATATCGGCTGTATCGACTGCAAAAAAAAGCTGGCGGCGCGCATCGAAGAGGCACTGGCGCCTGTTCATGAACGCATGGATTATTATCTGAACCATTTACAGGAAATTCATGACATCATCGCGGACGGCAACAACCGGGCAACCCAAATAGCCCGCGAGACCATGGCAGAAGTTCGTGAAGCCATCAAAATTTAA
- a CDS encoding DNA-binding protein — MTKAELIGVMADEAGITKAAAGVALEAYIGAVTKELKKAGKLGLVGFGTFSVVKRKARTGRNPQTGKAIKIAAKKVVKFKAGKTLADKVK, encoded by the coding sequence ATGACGAAAGCAGAATTGATCGGAGTTATGGCGGATGAAGCAGGCATTACCAAAGCAGCAGCAGGAGTTGCGCTGGAAGCCTACATCGGAGCAGTCACCAAAGAACTTAAAAAGGCTGGCAAACTGGGTCTGGTGGGATTTGGAACGTTCTCCGTCGTCAAAAGAAAAGCAAGAACGGGCAGAAATCCTCAAACCGGCAAAGCGATCAAAATCGCCGCAAAGAAAGTCGTGAAATTCAAGGCTGGCAAGACTCTGGCCGACAAAGTGAAATAG